The Solibacillus sp. FSL W7-1436 genome window below encodes:
- a CDS encoding nitrous oxide reductase accessory protein NosL, whose product MKKLLFAAPLALTLYACGDEEVKGSGEKAEVSQESLEEKKVSVSEQAEWTVDERLQEPTEDTTCYMCNMKVYTRDHEQGVFSAQAVHENGEVVFYDDIGCLLNDEYVNKVENEKFVRDYHTLNWFNVEEAFAVKTDMKSPMNWGYIFFKFEEDAENYIAENEHAAMATIDEIRTQAIERHKKKQMKNGEEHSHGENNDHSNEENNTNGHQENMSSDESSE is encoded by the coding sequence ATGAAAAAACTATTGTTTGCAGCACCTTTAGCACTCACTTTATATGCTTGTGGTGATGAGGAAGTGAAGGGAAGTGGTGAAAAAGCAGAGGTTTCACAAGAATCCCTAGAAGAGAAGAAGGTTTCGGTATCTGAACAAGCAGAATGGACTGTAGATGAGCGTTTACAAGAGCCAACAGAGGATACAACGTGTTATATGTGCAATATGAAAGTGTATACACGAGATCATGAACAAGGTGTCTTTTCTGCACAAGCTGTACATGAAAATGGCGAAGTGGTTTTCTATGATGATATTGGCTGTTTATTAAACGATGAGTATGTCAATAAAGTAGAGAATGAAAAATTTGTACGTGATTATCATACGCTAAACTGGTTTAACGTTGAAGAAGCATTTGCTGTAAAGACTGATATGAAATCACCAATGAACTGGGGCTACATTTTCTTTAAGTTTGAAGAAGATGCGGAAAACTACATTGCTGAGAACGAGCATGCTGCTATGGCAACAATTGATGAAATCAGAACGCAAGCAATCGAACGTCATAAGAAAAAGCAAATGAAAAATGGCGAAGAGCATAGTCATGGAGAGAATAACGATCATTCGAATGAAGAAAATAATACTAATGGTCACCAAGAAAATATGTCTTCAGATGAATCGAGCGAGTGA
- a CDS encoding right-handed parallel beta-helix repeat-containing protein encodes MKNWIIATVCGVLVGILTPIVAEASSEHQHESPSFVQPKKPLKGEKSQLQKLIDRTEPGGTLFLEKRVYRGSLSITKPITIIGMDDTKIHSLTTALTVSDTQNVVLENISFQAENTAIVVSNVQNIHLKNVGIGDSMAGIQITKSENISLHDVDVLGKEGHFSSKGHAVAIYESKKITATDNDIEQVLDGFYLESVEDIHLTNNSIKNSRYAMHMMYSNHIELANNNLFNNMTGFMVMIAKDVQISDNMVAKNNMLNSLGVYVYDVENVLFEDNELRENTTAMDIQNARDITVEKNVFLVNGTVLHVQRSQELFVQQNEFHGNILTVRTDQQGFSLKRNYYDDYEGKDYNGDQIGDTQYIATNSFGQWMVRKPVYQYFMESPSVVTLNMMDTEVTENNTQVVVDEYPIILKKPFSLEIDIHIWQLLISSILLISMLIIRRRLK; translated from the coding sequence ATGAAAAACTGGATCATTGCCACTGTTTGTGGCGTACTAGTAGGTATTCTTACACCGATTGTTGCAGAAGCAAGTTCGGAGCATCAGCATGAATCACCTAGCTTTGTGCAACCGAAAAAACCGTTAAAGGGTGAAAAAAGCCAGTTGCAAAAATTAATAGATCGTACGGAACCAGGGGGCACGCTTTTCTTAGAAAAGCGTGTTTATCGTGGTTCTTTATCGATTACAAAGCCCATCACTATTATTGGAATGGACGATACTAAGATTCACTCACTCACAACGGCATTAACAGTTTCTGATACACAAAATGTCGTGTTGGAGAATATCAGTTTTCAAGCAGAGAATACAGCGATTGTTGTAAGCAATGTACAAAATATTCACTTGAAAAATGTCGGAATAGGCGATTCGATGGCTGGTATACAAATTACGAAAAGTGAAAATATCAGTCTGCACGATGTAGATGTTCTCGGAAAAGAAGGACATTTCTCTTCAAAGGGACACGCTGTTGCAATCTATGAATCGAAGAAAATTACAGCTACAGATAATGATATAGAGCAAGTACTGGACGGATTTTATCTTGAAAGTGTCGAGGACATTCATTTGACGAATAATAGTATCAAAAATAGTCGTTATGCCATGCATATGATGTATAGCAATCATATCGAGTTAGCCAATAATAACCTATTTAATAATATGACTGGCTTTATGGTGATGATTGCAAAGGATGTACAGATTTCCGATAATATGGTAGCAAAAAATAATATGCTCAACAGTTTAGGAGTTTACGTATATGACGTTGAGAATGTGCTATTTGAAGACAATGAATTAAGGGAAAATACGACGGCGATGGATATACAAAATGCTCGTGATATCACAGTTGAGAAGAATGTCTTTTTAGTAAATGGTACTGTTTTACATGTACAGCGCTCACAAGAATTATTCGTTCAACAAAATGAATTTCATGGCAATATTTTAACTGTTCGTACAGATCAGCAAGGTTTCAGCTTAAAAAGGAATTATTATGACGATTATGAAGGAAAAGATTATAACGGGGATCAGATAGGGGATACCCAATATATAGCGACGAATTCATTCGGTCAATGGATGGTACGTAAACCCGTTTATCAATACTTTATGGAATCCCCCAGTGTTGTGACTTTAAATATGATGGATACAGAAGTAACGGAAAACAATACACAAGTTGTTGTAGATGAATACCCTATCATTTTAAAGAAGCCGTTTAGTTTGGAGATAGATATTCATATTTGGCAGTTGCTTATTAGCAGTATCCTTTTAATAAGCATGTTGATTATAAGGAGAAGATTAAAATGA
- a CDS encoding nitrous oxide reductase accessory protein NosL: MKLFKWIGFTISVFILAACSEQTYEPREINAEADVCYMCNMSITHVDYAAQIVLKNGDHVAFDDLGCLMEYVLEQGKEKIGAGFIRDTNSSKWLNIEEAIYVYSKEYWTPMNYGVLAFNSQEEANDYIKAQPGEIVPYEELLTFNWGVHEHE; the protein is encoded by the coding sequence ATGAAATTATTTAAATGGATTGGGTTTACGATATCGGTTTTCATTTTAGCAGCATGTAGTGAACAAACGTATGAGCCGAGAGAAATTAACGCAGAGGCAGATGTTTGCTATATGTGCAATATGAGTATTACACATGTGGATTATGCAGCACAGATTGTATTGAAAAATGGTGATCATGTCGCCTTTGATGATTTAGGTTGCTTAATGGAATATGTATTGGAACAGGGGAAAGAGAAAATAGGTGCAGGCTTTATTCGAGATACTAATTCTTCTAAATGGTTGAATATTGAAGAAGCCATTTATGTGTATTCTAAAGAATATTGGACGCCTATGAATTATGGGGTACTCGCCTTTAATTCACAAGAGGAAGCAAACGATTATATAAAAGCGCAGCCAGGCGAAATTGTTCCTTACGAAGAGCTTCTTACATTTAATTGGGGAGTACATGAGCACGAATGA
- a CDS encoding ABC transporter permease, with product MSMQMILLECKQLLRSRWIQIVTILFAIVFTAILMIQHLALPETEGFTRQTASLLNILLFLLPLFMLTIGSMNIASDQESGWLGLLRTYPLTMGQYVLTKYIALCIVFAGVVLFVFAVAFLVGSFFGGLKLPLFAIGITALILLIFNAVSILVGTMAKSRLHALAMGLGVWSVISLLFSYMVMAIGTVTSENFLQKLVIATIHFNPLEWIRYGYFVFSEQTAVLGPAFYGMSKFYSSPPGYLFFIIISSLWVIISLVVATIILKIRGKRV from the coding sequence ATGAGCATGCAAATGATTTTATTGGAATGTAAGCAGCTTTTACGTAGTAGATGGATACAGATTGTAACAATTTTATTTGCAATTGTATTTACTGCGATTTTAATGATTCAACATTTAGCTTTACCGGAAACGGAGGGCTTTACCCGTCAAACCGCCTCTTTACTTAATATTTTGCTGTTTTTGTTGCCGCTGTTTATGTTAACGATTGGCAGTATGAATATAGCGAGTGATCAAGAATCAGGCTGGTTGGGATTACTTCGAACATATCCTTTAACAATGGGACAGTATGTGTTGACAAAATATATAGCACTCTGCATAGTTTTCGCGGGAGTAGTCCTGTTTGTGTTTGCTGTGGCTTTTCTAGTGGGAAGTTTCTTTGGCGGGCTGAAGCTACCTCTATTTGCAATAGGTATTACAGCTTTGATTTTGCTCATATTTAATGCGGTGAGTATATTAGTAGGAACGATGGCAAAAAGTCGCTTGCATGCACTTGCAATGGGGTTAGGGGTTTGGTCTGTTATAAGTTTATTATTTTCTTATATGGTGATGGCGATCGGTACTGTTACGTCTGAAAACTTTTTACAGAAGCTAGTCATTGCAACGATTCACTTTAATCCACTTGAATGGATTCGTTATGGCTATTTCGTATTTTCCGAGCAAACAGCTGTATTAGGGCCGGCCTTTTATGGAATGTCGAAATTTTATTCTTCTCCACCAGGTTATCTTTTCTTCATCATCATTTCAAGTCTATGGGTCATCATTTCATTAGTTGTGGCGACAATTATTTTGAAGATTCGAGGTAAACGAGTATGA
- a CDS encoding ABC transporter ATP-binding protein yields the protein MTVQLHHVTKVFKGERGIFDVNFTLKPGHITALVGSNGAGKSTIINILTNLLHPDNGEIIRESQEVRFMPDDIEFPDTLTAKEIMHFLGNLKKVPVKRQIELLDKVGLWEARNLKVGQFSKGMRQRLNLAQSIMGESQFYILDEPTNGLDPFWIAQLKAMLKEERDNRQIILFSTHLLSLAEEIADQVILIHHGRILASGDIKYLLQEGKCHTLEQLWLQITKQEVER from the coding sequence ATGACGGTACAACTTCATCATGTTACGAAAGTATTTAAAGGGGAACGAGGGATTTTTGATGTCAATTTCACACTAAAGCCAGGGCATATTACTGCGCTTGTCGGCTCCAATGGGGCAGGAAAAAGTACGATTATTAACATATTAACGAATTTATTGCACCCCGATAATGGAGAGATTATTCGCGAATCCCAAGAAGTAAGATTTATGCCAGATGATATTGAATTTCCTGATACGCTAACAGCTAAGGAGATTATGCACTTTTTAGGGAATTTGAAAAAGGTCCCAGTAAAAAGACAGATAGAATTATTAGATAAAGTAGGCTTATGGGAAGCAAGAAATTTAAAGGTTGGTCAATTCTCAAAAGGAATGCGGCAACGATTGAATTTGGCACAAAGCATAATGGGGGAAAGCCAATTTTATATTTTAGACGAGCCGACAAATGGGTTAGATCCTTTTTGGATTGCCCAATTAAAAGCTATGCTCAAAGAAGAGCGGGACAATCGGCAAATCATCTTATTTTCTACGCATTTACTAAGTTTAGCAGAAGAAATTGCTGATCAAGTTATTCTAATTCATCATGGCCGTATTTTGGCTTCAGGTGATATTAAATACTTATTACAAGAGGGTAAATGCCACACACTTGAGCAACTATGGCTACAAATAACAAAACAAGAGGTAGAGCGATGA
- a CDS encoding peroxiredoxin family protein → MKKWFTIIFVVSVMLFICWELVGTIKESQEHVPVRVENMMQATDFKLPTFDGKKISLQEQHGKIVILNFWASWCEPCRIEMPHFQTFYEEYNQDIEILAVNVTRKDKMKNVGAFVDEYDLTFPILLDTSGEISTIYGAFALPATIIIDREGNIAREILGPMDEALLLKYVEPLL, encoded by the coding sequence ATGAAAAAGTGGTTTACGATTATTTTCGTTGTATCTGTTATGTTGTTTATATGCTGGGAACTTGTTGGAACCATAAAGGAATCGCAAGAACATGTTCCAGTTCGAGTGGAAAATATGATGCAAGCCACAGATTTTAAACTTCCAACGTTTGATGGGAAAAAAATTTCACTTCAAGAGCAACATGGGAAAATTGTTATTTTAAATTTTTGGGCTTCGTGGTGTGAGCCTTGCAGAATTGAAATGCCCCATTTTCAAACATTCTATGAAGAATATAATCAAGACATTGAAATTTTAGCTGTGAATGTTACAAGAAAAGACAAGATGAAAAATGTAGGAGCGTTTGTGGATGAGTATGATTTAACGTTTCCAATCTTACTAGACACATCTGGAGAGATTAGTACGATCTATGGTGCTTTTGCACTTCCAGCGACAATTATAATTGACCGAGAAGGAAATATTGCTCGTGAAATCTTAGGCCCAATGGATGAAGCTTTATTACTTAAATATGTAGAACCCTTATTATAA
- a CDS encoding DUF302 domain-containing protein: MDFHFTVNSDKSIDEAITSIEQNLKENKFGVLWQLNLTETLLKKGVDSYKKPYRILEVCNPLEAARVIEHNPLVGYFLPCKITVYEEEGKTKIGLPKPTAMIGLLNDTELIAIAEKIEKILIDVLEKSK, from the coding sequence ATGGATTTTCATTTTACAGTAAATAGTGATAAATCAATTGATGAAGCGATTACATCTATAGAACAAAATCTTAAAGAAAATAAGTTTGGGGTTCTTTGGCAACTTAACTTGACTGAAACTTTGCTGAAAAAAGGCGTAGACAGCTATAAAAAGCCTTACCGAATTCTAGAAGTTTGCAATCCATTAGAAGCGGCACGAGTAATAGAGCATAATCCTTTAGTGGGTTACTTCTTACCTTGTAAAATTACCGTTTATGAAGAAGAAGGAAAAACCAAAATTGGACTTCCTAAACCAACTGCTATGATAGGTTTATTAAATGATACTGAATTAATTGCAATAGCAGAAAAAATTGAAAAAATCCTCATAGATGTATTAGAAAAAAGTAAATAA
- the cydC gene encoding thiol reductant ABC exporter subunit CydC produces the protein MKSLVEFIWTDKKDVLLALLCGTIGGLTAVALFAQSGLLISKAALLPPFYIILILTAFLKLFGVTKSISKYTERLITHRVTFRFISKIRMLFFNKLLPKAHLLNTYKSGDLLTRVTTNVETVQNFFLRVLYPPFVTGIVFFTTCLFMLFFSTWIALCLLLGIVLTSLIVPYILLRIPHKTATEDKKMMTIEGTEYFYGYRDLVLHNQLEAKKQTLLQWNKQFAKAKQKELDQEQSAFLGNQLVALFTTFLILFIGAYLTSTKQLDGVYLAMIVLVSLTVFESAIPLAMAPNYVRHTKKAMQELNEISPTIEKQNGILLRDNIHSIHFNHVSYVYPNIERPAIEDINLSVQSGQKIAIIGPSGSGKSTILQLLMNEFEPSNGEILFDMYPLSSFDTDSIYKQLSIMLQHNHFFSGTIETNLQLAKPEATREKMQLILNKACLFKKLEDVVYEKGENLSGGEKQRLAFARFLLKDSPLLVLDEPFTSLDIQTERKLFQTLLNESTNKILILVTHKLIELDKFDCIFVMQNGRLVEAGKHAELISQQGLYFAMYQKQFNNR, from the coding sequence ATGAAATCATTAGTTGAGTTCATTTGGACAGATAAGAAAGATGTGTTACTAGCACTGTTATGTGGAACAATTGGTGGTTTAACAGCAGTTGCGCTTTTTGCACAAAGTGGGCTTCTTATTTCTAAAGCCGCGCTATTACCACCCTTTTATATCATTTTAATCCTAACCGCCTTTTTAAAACTATTTGGTGTAACAAAATCAATTAGTAAATACACCGAGCGCTTGATTACACATCGTGTAACATTTCGTTTCATCAGTAAAATTCGAATGCTATTTTTTAATAAACTGCTACCTAAAGCGCATTTATTAAACACTTATAAAAGTGGTGATTTACTAACCAGAGTTACAACAAATGTGGAGACTGTACAAAATTTTTTTTTACGTGTATTATACCCACCGTTTGTGACAGGCATTGTCTTTTTTACAACATGTTTATTTATGCTTTTCTTTTCAACTTGGATTGCGCTTTGTTTACTATTAGGCATTGTTTTAACAAGTCTTATCGTGCCGTATATATTACTCCGTATTCCGCATAAAACAGCAACTGAAGATAAAAAAATGATGACAATAGAGGGTACGGAATATTTTTATGGTTATCGTGATTTAGTCTTGCATAATCAGCTAGAAGCTAAAAAACAAACTTTATTACAGTGGAATAAGCAGTTCGCAAAAGCAAAACAAAAAGAATTGGATCAAGAACAATCAGCATTTTTAGGGAATCAACTTGTTGCCCTATTTACGACCTTTTTGATTCTGTTCATTGGTGCTTATTTAACTTCAACGAAGCAACTAGATGGAGTTTATTTAGCGATGATTGTTCTTGTTTCTTTAACGGTTTTTGAGTCTGCAATTCCCCTCGCAATGGCTCCTAACTATGTGAGACATACAAAAAAGGCCATGCAGGAGCTTAATGAAATCTCACCAACAATCGAGAAGCAGAACGGTATTTTACTTAGAGACAATATCCATTCAATTCATTTTAATCATGTTTCCTATGTTTATCCAAATATAGAACGACCAGCAATTGAAGACATAAACTTATCGGTACAATCCGGTCAAAAGATTGCCATTATAGGTCCAAGTGGATCTGGTAAGTCAACAATATTACAGTTATTGATGAATGAATTTGAACCAAGTAACGGGGAAATTTTATTTGATATGTACCCTTTATCAAGCTTTGATACTGACTCAATTTATAAACAATTAAGTATAATGCTACAGCACAACCATTTTTTTTCTGGAACCATAGAGACAAACTTACAACTAGCGAAACCAGAGGCAACACGTGAAAAAATGCAACTCATATTGAATAAAGCTTGTCTCTTCAAAAAACTAGAGGATGTTGTATATGAAAAAGGCGAGAATTTATCCGGTGGTGAAAAGCAACGTCTAGCTTTTGCTCGTTTTTTATTAAAAGATAGCCCGCTTTTGGTTTTAGATGAGCCATTTACAAGTTTAGATATTCAAACAGAAAGAAAATTGTTTCAAACGTTGTTAAATGAATCAACAAATAAGATACTTATACTCGTGACACATAAGTTAATAGAGTTAGACAAGTTCGATTGTATTTTTGTCATGCAAAACGGAAGATTAGTCGAAGCAGGAAAACATGCGGAGTTAATCAGTCAGCAGGGGCTTTACTTCGCCATGTACCAAAAACAATTCAACAATAGGTAG
- the cydD gene encoding thiol reductant ABC exporter subunit CydD — protein sequence MHFLQQLTNKNKLLLLLLILISGITGASIILQALSIVTIVNDVFIEHVPFQDTFPSFGYLFLSMIGRLLSQFGIGKIGGIFAASVKIAVRHELLAKWSESSLEKHIQHKTGERVTLFVDTVEQLESYYREYIPQVIKTIIVPIMILATVFYIHPNSGWIMLITAPFVPITYIIIGMQTKKKSEEQLEALNRFSGKFLDLLQGLQTIRLFGQSKQQEQVLATSNEGFMKRTLSVLKIAFASTLFIELIATLGIGLIALEIGFQMIVFQTLAFAPAFFILTLAPEYYNSLKELGSAFHTGRGSLGAANLIEQQLTEKTAPVQWGTNSLPTQPKIALNQAVYSYANGTTIGPISCTISPRKTVAFIGQTGHGKSTILNMLSSLIEIDQGSVMLNDQPRAIYKESDWYAQVSYISQHPYIFSGTLRDNICMGLPYSDAEILRALKDAQLMDWLSMIPQGLDIALGEGGLGLSGGEKQRVAIARAFLKKGHIVFFDEPTAGLDVLTEQLLTHSIQVLSEFATVIIAAHQYKSIRFADVIYIVENGQIAAYGTQGELVQHPFYQKMMKGGFIDEIIS from the coding sequence ATGCATTTTTTACAACAACTTACAAATAAAAATAAGTTGCTATTATTACTTCTCATTCTTATTTCCGGGATAACTGGCGCAAGTATCATATTACAAGCCTTAAGCATTGTAACAATTGTTAATGACGTGTTTATCGAACACGTACCGTTCCAGGATACGTTTCCGTCTTTTGGTTACTTATTTTTATCAATGATCGGAAGATTGCTTTCTCAATTTGGGATTGGCAAAATCGGTGGCATATTTGCAGCGAGCGTGAAAATAGCTGTTCGACATGAGCTTTTAGCGAAGTGGTCTGAATCTTCTTTAGAGAAGCACATTCAACATAAAACTGGTGAAAGAGTGACACTTTTTGTGGATACAGTTGAACAATTAGAAAGCTATTATCGTGAATACATTCCGCAAGTAATTAAAACAATCATTGTGCCAATAATGATATTAGCCACTGTCTTTTATATTCATCCTAATAGTGGTTGGATTATGCTCATTACTGCCCCGTTTGTGCCGATTACGTATATTATTATTGGCATGCAAACAAAGAAAAAATCAGAAGAACAACTAGAGGCTTTAAATCGTTTTTCAGGGAAATTTCTCGATTTACTACAGGGCCTGCAAACCATCCGATTATTTGGACAAAGTAAACAACAGGAACAAGTGCTAGCTACCAGTAATGAAGGCTTTATGAAACGTACATTAAGCGTATTAAAAATTGCGTTTGCATCGACATTATTTATTGAACTAATTGCCACATTAGGTATTGGCTTAATTGCACTCGAGATTGGCTTTCAAATGATTGTCTTTCAAACGCTCGCATTTGCACCAGCCTTTTTCATTTTGACACTTGCACCTGAGTATTATAATTCATTGAAGGAATTAGGCAGTGCCTTTCATACAGGACGAGGAAGCCTTGGTGCGGCAAATTTAATCGAACAGCAACTTACTGAAAAAACAGCCCCTGTTCAATGGGGTACCAATAGCTTACCAACGCAGCCCAAAATAGCATTAAATCAAGCCGTTTACAGCTATGCAAACGGGACGACCATTGGACCTATATCTTGTACAATATCTCCTAGAAAAACCGTTGCTTTCATCGGTCAAACTGGACATGGGAAAAGTACAATTTTAAATATGCTTTCAAGTTTGATTGAAATTGACCAAGGTTCCGTTATGTTAAATGATCAGCCGCGTGCAATCTATAAGGAATCGGACTGGTATGCTCAGGTAAGCTACATTTCACAACATCCTTATATATTCTCTGGTACGTTGCGAGACAATATTTGTATGGGGCTGCCGTATAGTGACGCAGAAATTTTAAGAGCATTGAAGGATGCCCAACTTATGGACTGGCTCTCAATGATTCCACAAGGATTGGACATTGCGCTTGGCGAAGGGGGACTTGGCTTATCAGGTGGTGAAAAGCAACGCGTTGCCATTGCGCGTGCCTTTTTAAAAAAGGGACACATTGTATTTTTTGATGAACCAACAGCTGGACTTGATGTGTTAACAGAACAACTATTAACACATTCCATTCAAGTATTAAGTGAATTTGCAACCGTCATTATTGCCGCACATCAATATAAAAGTATTCGCTTTGCAGATGTTATCTATATCGTTGAAAACGGACAAATTGCTGCTTATGGTACACAAGGTGAACTAGTCCAACATCCATTTTATCAAAAGATGATGAAGGGAGGATTTATCGATGAAATCATTAGTTGA
- a CDS encoding cytochrome ubiquinol oxidase subunit I, producing MEGSSVFWSRALTELTLSFHIIYATLGVGVPLMILIAQYVGYKKNDIHYTLMARRWARGYTITVAVGVVTGTIIGLQLSLLWPQFMELAGKVIALPLFMETFAFFFEAIFLGIYLYTWDRFKNPKHHMLLLIPVALGSAMSAIFITIVNAFMNSPRGFDIVNGELINIQPLLAMFTPAMPTKIAHVLVSGFMTVAFVLAAIAAYKLLKGENEIYHKKALSLLMKLGIIFSLATALVGDFSAKYLAEYQPEKLAAAEWHFETTEGADLIFFGILDEEDVKYQIRIPKLLSFLAFSNFKSEVIGLEEYPEEDRPPLYIHYFFDTMVTIGVLLILLSLAFVIGRWGKWKWIHSRLFRWLIVLSGPLSIIAIEAGWWLAEQGRQPWILYGIMRTEEGATTATGVEWLFIVFAIVYLILGIGSIVVLNRMFKNNPAEKELAARKGGAKSWT from the coding sequence ATGGAAGGCTCCTCGGTATTTTGGAGTAGGGCATTAACAGAATTAACTTTATCATTCCATATTATCTATGCAACGCTTGGTGTTGGAGTACCGCTAATGATTTTGATTGCACAATATGTCGGTTATAAAAAGAATGATATACATTACACGTTAATGGCACGGAGGTGGGCAAGGGGATATACGATTACTGTTGCTGTAGGTGTTGTAACAGGAACCATCATCGGCTTGCAATTATCATTATTATGGCCACAATTTATGGAACTTGCTGGAAAGGTTATTGCACTCCCATTATTTATGGAGACCTTTGCCTTTTTCTTTGAAGCTATTTTCTTAGGCATATATTTATATACATGGGATCGCTTTAAAAATCCAAAGCATCATATGCTATTACTCATTCCAGTAGCGCTGGGTTCAGCAATGTCTGCCATATTTATTACAATTGTAAATGCATTTATGAACTCACCTCGGGGCTTTGACATAGTCAATGGCGAATTGATTAATATTCAACCACTATTAGCAATGTTTACCCCCGCAATGCCTACTAAAATTGCACATGTATTAGTTTCTGGTTTTATGACGGTAGCCTTCGTATTAGCTGCAATTGCTGCTTACAAATTATTAAAAGGTGAAAACGAAATTTATCATAAAAAAGCCTTATCATTACTCATGAAGCTTGGTATTATTTTTTCGCTTGCTACAGCATTGGTAGGTGATTTTTCGGCCAAGTATTTAGCAGAATATCAGCCTGAGAAATTAGCGGCAGCGGAATGGCATTTTGAAACGACAGAAGGAGCGGATTTAATATTTTTCGGTATATTAGATGAAGAAGATGTAAAATATCAAATTCGCATTCCCAAATTACTAAGCTTTTTAGCATTTAGTAATTTTAAATCGGAAGTGATCGGTTTGGAAGAATATCCGGAGGAAGATCGGCCTCCACTGTATATTCACTATTTCTTCGATACAATGGTTACCATTGGAGTTTTACTGATTCTTTTATCCCTTGCTTTTGTTATTGGTAGATGGGGGAAATGGAAATGGATCCATTCCCGTTTGTTTAGATGGTTGATTGTACTAAGTGGACCTTTATCAATAATTGCTATTGAAGCAGGGTGGTGGCTTGCCGAACAAGGACGTCAACCATGGATTTTATACGGTATTATGCGTACTGAAGAAGGCGCGACAACAGCAACAGGCGTCGAATGGTTATTTATTGTTTTTGCGATTGTTTATTTAATTTTAGGAATAGGCAGTATTGTGGTATTAAATCGTATGTTTAAAAATAATCCTGCAGAGAAAGAATTGGCTGCACGTAAAGGTGGTGCAAAGTCATGGACATAG
- a CDS encoding cytochrome d ubiquinol oxidase subunit II — protein sequence MDIEILGISVLWIFLFGYVIIASIDFGAGFFNAYSLITKKNHILSKVIKRYLSPVWEITNVFLVFFFVGIVGFFPQTAYYYGTILLVPASVALILLAIRGSYYAFESYSTLRGHKGYAFAYGIAGLFIPAAFSVILTISEGGFVTIQDAGPKLDYPALFTSTLSWSIVALSVTAVLYISAVFLTWYAKKAGDSDASDLMRKYALIWGIPLIVSAIGIILEFRAEKHWHYENMLDISWLFIISGTLFLATYWLLWRKAKYGLAVILLILQFAAAFFAYGFSHYPYLLYPHLTIHDSFTNQAMAISLVVVFIAGLCLLIPSLYLVFKLFIFNKGYLSGDDETHV from the coding sequence ATGGACATAGAAATTTTAGGGATTTCTGTACTATGGATTTTTCTATTTGGATATGTAATTATCGCTTCCATAGATTTTGGTGCGGGATTTTTCAATGCTTACAGTTTAATCACGAAGAAAAACCATATTCTCTCTAAAGTTATTAAACGTTATTTATCCCCCGTATGGGAAATTACCAATGTATTTTTAGTATTTTTCTTTGTCGGAATCGTTGGGTTCTTCCCACAAACAGCTTACTATTATGGGACTATTCTATTAGTACCTGCATCCGTTGCGCTTATTTTACTGGCGATACGAGGAAGTTATTATGCGTTTGAATCCTACAGCACTTTACGTGGACATAAAGGCTATGCATTTGCTTATGGAATCGCCGGTCTTTTCATCCCTGCAGCCTTTTCGGTTATTTTAACGATTTCTGAGGGAGGCTTTGTGACGATCCAAGATGCAGGTCCTAAATTAGATTATCCTGCATTATTCACTAGTACATTATCTTGGTCGATTGTCGCGTTAAGTGTTACAGCAGTACTCTATATATCAGCAGTATTTTTAACGTGGTATGCCAAAAAAGCAGGGGACTCAGATGCAAGCGATTTAATGCGTAAATATGCACTTATTTGGGGGATTCCATTAATTGTTAGTGCCATTGGTATTATTCTTGAATTTAGAGCTGAAAAACACTGGCATTATGAAAATATGTTAGATATATCTTGGTTATTTATTATTTCAGGTACTCTCTTCTTAGCAACGTATTGGCTTTTATGGAGAAAAGCGAAATACGGCTTAGCCGTCATTTTGTTAATACTACAATTTGCGGCTGCATTTTTTGCATATGGATTTTCGCATTATCCATATTTGTTGTATCCGCATTTAACCATTCATGATAGTTTTACAAATCAAGCCATGGCAATTTCACTTGTTGTTGTCTTCATTGCAGGGTTATGTTTGTTAATCCCTTCACTATATTTAGTTTTCAAGCTTTTTATTTTTAATAAAGGCTATCTTTCAGGTGATGATGAAACGCATGTATGA